One Gemmatimonadaceae bacterium DNA segment encodes these proteins:
- a CDS encoding VOC family protein — MPPSAHIGRVRLQIGDLSQSVAYYETVLGFRTLHRSEGSATLTAANDNTALIELCQRHGVARMPRRGLIGLYHFAVLLPNRASLGQFLLHLSAIGIQPGMADHLVSEALYLTDPDGLGVEVYADRPRESWTSAGGQREIATKPLDTESLVESAGSERWTGPPAGTRIGHVHFHVGDLEEAAAFYHAAMGLDKTVWGYPGALFMAAGGYHHHVAVNTWAAGARLANDDDARLLDWELVLPDSRSAESAAKSIESAGFAVDRIDGCVTATDPWGIRARLHVFQRTSGVSPALRAGA, encoded by the coding sequence TTGCCCCCATCGGCGCACATCGGCCGGGTCAGACTTCAGATCGGTGATCTCAGCCAGTCAGTCGCGTACTACGAAACGGTTCTCGGATTTCGCACGCTCCACAGATCCGAGGGGTCGGCGACCCTTACAGCCGCAAACGACAACACTGCGCTTATCGAATTATGCCAGAGGCATGGCGTAGCGCGGATGCCCCGGCGCGGATTGATCGGTCTATATCATTTCGCAGTGCTGCTGCCCAATCGGGCTTCACTCGGCCAGTTTCTTCTCCACCTTTCGGCGATCGGCATCCAGCCCGGTATGGCCGACCATCTGGTAAGCGAGGCACTTTATCTCACTGATCCGGACGGCCTGGGAGTAGAAGTCTACGCCGACCGGCCTCGGGAAAGCTGGACGTCGGCCGGCGGGCAGCGGGAGATTGCGACAAAACCGCTCGACACTGAAAGCCTCGTCGAGTCCGCGGGTAGCGAGCGATGGACCGGGCCGCCTGCAGGCACAAGGATCGGCCACGTTCACTTTCATGTTGGTGATCTGGAGGAAGCCGCTGCCTTTTATCATGCAGCAATGGGCCTGGACAAGACCGTATGGGGCTACCCGGGAGCGCTGTTCATGGCGGCCGGGGGCTACCATCATCATGTGGCGGTCAACACCTGGGCCGCGGGAGCCCGTCTCGCGAATGATGACGACGCGCGCCTTCTCGACTGGGAACTCGTGCTGCCAGACTCGCGAAGCGCCGAATCGGCCGCGAAGAGCATCGAAAGCGCGGGATTCGCCGTAGATCGCATCGACGGATGCGTGACTGCCACTGATCCGTGGGGAATCAGAGCTCGGTTACATGTTTTCCAGCGAACCTCGGGAGTGAGCCCAGCACTTCGCGCCGGCGCTTGA
- a CDS encoding glycoside hydrolase family 9 protein — protein MKSRCLRALALVIVSVAAASAAAQTPHLPMPIDPRHSAEAGWLAKEVIATRSLDDMTRRENWVFQGTGKLTFLPSTNHPARIPALRVDMDMFTRIPAPTRSKLSSVNLKRAFTGENWSDYNRISFWVRPQLSGFPMLPIQIVLHNDGKEKVPDAYYREGIHYVTLENDKWQQVVWEITPLARDKVTSLEIGYWVNKMLAAPTDRVAFEIGSVELQRVTPDHYEGWKVAPGKIAYSHTGYQSGSQKTALASGLSARRFSLIRIGDGTSEKVVLEKPVQTVNTRFGEFQRIDFSEVRDAGSYVIAAGDVRTRLFRIDDNVWKGTLWKTINFFYAERCGYAVPGHHGVDHKDWFATLGDRKIVMNGGWHDAGDLSQGVINTGEATYAMFALAEQLMARGGEPELSRRLIEEAKWGLDWVLKVRFPGGYRIAFASHNLWSNGIIGDEDDRSREAKNNPNANYIAAAAEAIAYRVLKRTDPVLAARSLATAEEDWRFAIAGTEGPGTWHTPAFAASPVELAGIGILASLELHSVTGKKQYADKGFELARIIVASQQKSFVGTTFPLAGFFYTGPDRDTLFHQFHRGNDQAPIIGLSRLVAEFPRHEDWMSWYSVVALYSEYQKKSSRATAPWGVLPAYVYHDREFLQVPEKGALHMATRDAFRDQVLNGMPMGGGYYLKAFPVWFARRGNYGVLLSQAKALSAASQLRGDRLGLELAQTQAQWIVGRNPFVQSTMYGEGYDWAQQYNVSSGDMVGSLPVGMQSRGNTDLPYWPSQNMYVYKEVWIHPASRWLWLMQDLAGPTSSDDSTPIAAGAALKFAVVSETSAKGEVTINLEASGSGVHTFSVRAENLVTNPVARSVSLRPGKSQKLQWRTPILSTSAPWVAVVIPDGDVKRRREVLGSLPRFAGKHVTEL, from the coding sequence ATGAAATCCCGATGCCTGCGCGCACTGGCGCTCGTGATCGTCTCGGTCGCTGCCGCCAGCGCGGCTGCGCAGACACCGCATCTTCCCATGCCGATCGATCCCAGGCACTCGGCGGAAGCAGGCTGGCTCGCGAAGGAAGTGATTGCCACGCGCTCTCTCGACGACATGACTCGCAGGGAAAACTGGGTATTTCAGGGAACGGGGAAGCTGACATTCCTTCCGTCTACAAATCATCCCGCACGGATTCCAGCGCTGAGAGTGGACATGGACATGTTCACCCGGATACCCGCCCCGACCCGAAGCAAGCTGTCGTCCGTGAATCTGAAGCGTGCGTTCACTGGTGAGAACTGGAGTGACTACAATCGCATCTCTTTCTGGGTACGGCCGCAGTTGTCCGGGTTTCCCATGCTTCCAATCCAGATTGTCCTTCACAATGACGGAAAGGAGAAAGTGCCGGATGCGTACTACCGTGAAGGCATCCACTACGTAACGCTGGAGAACGACAAGTGGCAGCAGGTGGTCTGGGAGATCACCCCCCTCGCGCGGGACAAGGTCACGTCGCTCGAGATTGGCTATTGGGTAAACAAGATGCTGGCGGCGCCGACCGACCGGGTGGCATTCGAAATCGGCAGCGTCGAGTTGCAGCGAGTGACCCCTGATCACTATGAAGGATGGAAAGTTGCTCCGGGCAAAATCGCTTACAGTCACACGGGATATCAGTCGGGGTCACAGAAAACCGCGCTTGCCAGCGGTCTCTCCGCCCGCCGCTTCAGTTTGATCCGTATCGGTGATGGCACGTCAGAAAAAGTGGTTCTCGAGAAGCCGGTCCAGACTGTGAACACGCGCTTCGGCGAATTCCAGCGAATTGATTTTTCCGAGGTTCGCGATGCGGGTAGCTATGTCATTGCTGCCGGCGACGTGCGTACGCGGTTGTTCCGTATCGACGACAATGTCTGGAAGGGAACCCTCTGGAAAACGATCAACTTCTTTTACGCCGAGCGCTGCGGGTATGCAGTGCCGGGACATCATGGCGTGGATCACAAGGACTGGTTCGCTACGCTGGGCGACAGGAAGATCGTTATGAACGGAGGGTGGCACGACGCGGGCGACCTGTCGCAGGGGGTGATCAACACCGGTGAAGCGACTTACGCCATGTTCGCCCTTGCCGAGCAGTTAATGGCCAGGGGCGGAGAACCGGAGTTGTCGCGACGGCTCATCGAGGAAGCGAAGTGGGGCCTCGACTGGGTGTTGAAAGTCCGGTTTCCCGGCGGATATCGCATTGCGTTTGCTTCGCACAACCTCTGGTCGAACGGGATAATCGGGGACGAGGACGACCGTTCTCGAGAAGCAAAGAACAACCCGAACGCCAACTACATTGCGGCGGCTGCCGAGGCGATTGCCTATCGCGTGCTTAAACGGACCGACCCGGTGCTCGCTGCGCGCAGTCTTGCGACCGCAGAGGAGGACTGGCGTTTCGCCATTGCGGGCACGGAAGGTCCAGGGACGTGGCACACCCCAGCATTTGCGGCGTCGCCCGTAGAGCTGGCTGGCATAGGCATCCTCGCGTCGCTCGAGCTTCACAGCGTCACTGGGAAAAAGCAGTATGCCGACAAGGGTTTCGAGCTCGCGCGGATCATTGTGGCTTCTCAGCAGAAGAGTTTCGTCGGCACGACATTTCCGCTTGCAGGTTTCTTTTACACCGGACCTGATCGGGACACGCTGTTCCATCAGTTCCATCGTGGTAACGATCAGGCTCCGATCATTGGCCTGAGCAGGCTTGTCGCCGAGTTTCCCCGGCATGAGGACTGGATGAGCTGGTATTCGGTTGTAGCGTTGTATTCTGAATATCAGAAAAAGAGCTCGCGCGCGACCGCGCCGTGGGGCGTTTTGCCTGCGTACGTTTACCACGACCGGGAATTTCTGCAGGTGCCTGAAAAGGGCGCGCTGCATATGGCAACGCGTGATGCATTTCGCGATCAGGTTCTGAACGGCATGCCAATGGGTGGCGGGTACTACCTGAAAGCCTTCCCGGTGTGGTTTGCGCGACGCGGTAACTATGGTGTGCTGCTATCTCAGGCGAAGGCGCTATCGGCAGCCTCGCAGTTACGCGGCGACCGGCTCGGACTCGAGCTGGCACAGACTCAGGCACAGTGGATTGTCGGCCGAAACCCCTTCGTTCAAAGCACCATGTATGGCGAGGGTTATGACTGGGCCCAGCAGTACAACGTTTCTTCCGGTGACATGGTTGGATCACTTCCCGTCGGAATGCAGAGTCGCGGCAACACCGATCTCCCGTACTGGCCGTCGCAGAACATGTACGTCTACAAGGAAGTCTGGATACACCCTGCAAGCCGGTGGCTGTGGCTCATGCAGGATCTGGCTGGCCCGACGTCAAGCGATGATTCTACCCCGATCGCTGCAGGCGCGGCGCTGAAGTTTGCGGTAGTCTCAGAGACGAGTGCGAAAGGGGAAGTCACAATCAATCTCGAAGCGTCGGGCTCGGGTGTTCACACCTTTTCCGTCCGTGCAGAGAACCTCGTGACGAATCCGGTTGCCAGGTCCGTATCGCTGCGGCCAGGAAAAAGCCAAAAGCTTCAATGGAGAACGCCGATACTTTCAACCAGTGCGCCCTGGGTTGCGGTTGTAATTCCGGATGGAGACGTCAAGCGCCGGCGCGAAGTGCTGGGCTCACTCCCGAGGTTCGCTGGAAAACATGTAACCGAGCTCTGA
- a CDS encoding aldo/keto reductase family protein, translating to MEYRQLGNSDLRVPEISLGSWLTYGLGVDDDNARACLKRAFDEGINFIDTANIYGRGAAETFLGSELAGRDRSSYMLATKLYFPMTADDRGLSALQIRKQIDASLKRLRTDYVDLYQCHRYDGNTPLDETMTALTEVVNQGKARYIGFSEWTAPQIQAAADIDGVERFVSSQPQYSMLWREPEKEVIPLCARIGIGQIVWSPLAQGVLTGKYLPGKQPPADSRAANDDMNAFFGDDLRNDGTLAAVQRLVPIADDLGITMAQMALAWVLRQGGVSSAIVGASRPAQVSDNARAAGVRLDDETLKSIDSVLMPVLETLKSTQ from the coding sequence ATGGAATACCGACAGCTGGGGAACAGCGATCTTCGCGTCCCCGAGATCTCACTTGGATCGTGGCTTACATATGGCCTCGGCGTTGACGATGACAATGCACGCGCATGTCTCAAGAGGGCATTCGACGAGGGCATCAATTTCATCGACACTGCCAATATTTACGGCCGCGGCGCGGCTGAAACTTTCCTCGGCAGCGAGCTCGCCGGCCGCGATCGTTCATCCTACATGCTCGCGACGAAGTTGTATTTCCCGATGACTGCCGATGATCGGGGGCTCTCGGCGCTGCAGATTCGCAAGCAGATCGATGCATCCCTGAAGCGGCTTCGCACCGACTACGTGGATCTTTACCAGTGTCACCGCTACGACGGCAACACTCCGCTCGACGAAACGATGACCGCGCTGACGGAGGTCGTCAATCAGGGCAAGGCGCGCTACATAGGCTTCAGTGAATGGACCGCGCCGCAGATACAGGCCGCCGCCGACATCGACGGCGTGGAGAGGTTCGTGTCGAGCCAGCCTCAGTATTCGATGCTCTGGCGCGAACCGGAAAAGGAAGTAATTCCGCTGTGTGCGCGAATTGGGATTGGCCAGATAGTATGGTCGCCGCTCGCCCAGGGAGTGCTTACCGGCAAATACCTTCCCGGGAAACAACCACCAGCCGACTCACGGGCTGCAAACGACGACATGAACGCATTCTTCGGAGACGATCTGCGGAACGACGGTACGCTCGCCGCAGTCCAGCGATTGGTGCCTATCGCTGACGATCTTGGAATTACGATGGCGCAAATGGCGCTCGCGTGGGTTCTGCGGCAGGGTGGTGTTTCGTCGGCAATAGTCGGCGCGAGCAGGCCGGCACAGGTGAGTGATAACGCCCGTGCGGCCGGCGTCCGACTCGATGATGAGACTCTAAAATCGATCGACTCTGTGCTCATGCCCGTGCTCGAGACGTTGAAGAGCACTCAATAG
- a CDS encoding c-type cytochrome, giving the protein MKKAFKWLGYIVGGLVAVILLAVGTVYAITSSRMGKTYPTEVAAVAIPTDAAAIARGKHLSLTTGKCQVCHGDDMAGKVMMDAPVFARLTSSNLTAGKGGIGGSYSEADYVRAIRHGVGRDGKPLIFMPSEAFYHFNDADLGAIIAYLKTLPSADMTFAPMQQIGPIARIIYLFGDFPLIPAEITPRGEPRPAPVAEGVTAEYGEYLAKAGGCTGCHGQDVGGGNTIEGVKVPNLTPEGDMGKWTEADFFKTIRTGVRPDGRVLSAAMPWPAMKELTDNEMRALWIYLRSRPAKAVRAN; this is encoded by the coding sequence ATGAAGAAAGCGTTCAAGTGGCTTGGTTATATCGTCGGCGGACTTGTGGCAGTCATCCTGCTGGCGGTTGGAACTGTTTACGCAATTACGTCATCGCGAATGGGAAAGACTTATCCGACCGAAGTCGCTGCAGTGGCGATTCCAACGGATGCGGCAGCCATTGCGCGCGGAAAACATCTTTCGCTGACGACTGGCAAATGCCAGGTATGCCATGGAGACGACATGGCGGGTAAAGTGATGATGGACGCTCCTGTGTTTGCAAGACTGACGTCCTCGAACCTCACTGCAGGCAAAGGCGGAATTGGCGGCTCGTACAGCGAGGCCGACTATGTGCGGGCTATTCGTCACGGCGTTGGCCGGGACGGTAAGCCACTCATCTTCATGCCCTCCGAGGCGTTCTACCACTTCAATGACGCAGACCTCGGCGCGATCATCGCATACCTCAAGACCCTGCCATCCGCAGACATGACTTTCGCTCCGATGCAGCAGATCGGGCCGATTGCCAGAATCATTTATCTCTTTGGCGATTTCCCTCTGATTCCCGCGGAGATCACCCCGCGTGGCGAGCCCAGACCTGCGCCTGTCGCCGAGGGAGTGACCGCTGAGTACGGCGAATATCTCGCGAAGGCCGGCGGATGCACCGGCTGCCATGGCCAGGACGTCGGCGGCGGAAACACAATCGAGGGAGTGAAGGTGCCGAACCTTACTCCTGAAGGTGACATGGGAAAATGGACGGAAGCTGACTTTTTCAAAACGATTCGAACTGGCGTTCGCCCTGATGGACGCGTACTTAGTGCAGCGATGCCCTGGCCTGCGATGAAGGAACTAACGGACAACGAGATGCGGGCGTTGTGGATCTATCTTCGTTCGAGGCCGGCAAAGGCAGTGCGGGCAAATTAG
- a CDS encoding cation:proton antiporter: MTEHSFPHLLAVLVALLLTAKALGFMAQKLGQPAVVGELIAGIILGGSVLGILDPADPVLRSFAELGVLVLLFEIGLHTDIRSLMKVGNAAMAVGFVGVVLPFGLGYAASSALGLATLPAIIAGAALTATSIGISARTLSDLGQLDTPEGQIVLGAAVLDDVVGLVILSVVSGLVGGATLTLGGVAVTSGIAIGFVIGAIVLGGVLIPPLFRIVGRVEASGTLGIAGLTFAFMLAWLASLAGSATIIGAFAAGLVLHNTSQKAEIEKATTALGHFFVPIFFAAVGAAVELNTLADARALAIGGALIAVGVLGKLAAGYAPFWLKGDKTLIGVAMIPRGEVGLIFAQMGLATGALTSQLFSAIALMVLVTTFIAPPWLAVLVARKKCAAGTIPHEEESNARYDRPGDGGIDDLVAGAARNFERNDRPPVP, from the coding sequence ATGACCGAGCATTCGTTTCCCCACCTGCTTGCTGTCCTCGTTGCACTGCTCCTCACTGCCAAGGCGCTCGGGTTCATGGCGCAGAAACTCGGCCAGCCAGCGGTGGTCGGAGAACTCATCGCCGGCATCATTCTCGGCGGGTCAGTGCTTGGAATCCTCGATCCCGCTGACCCGGTTCTTCGCAGTTTCGCCGAGCTCGGCGTGCTGGTACTTCTGTTCGAGATCGGGCTGCACACGGACATCCGCTCACTGATGAAGGTGGGCAACGCCGCGATGGCAGTCGGCTTCGTGGGTGTTGTCCTGCCCTTTGGCCTCGGATACGCAGCGAGCAGCGCGCTCGGACTGGCAACACTGCCGGCCATCATCGCCGGTGCCGCGCTAACCGCGACATCCATTGGCATTTCCGCGAGAACGCTTTCAGATCTGGGACAGCTCGACACTCCGGAAGGTCAGATTGTGCTCGGCGCAGCGGTACTCGATGACGTGGTGGGACTGGTCATTCTCTCAGTGGTGAGCGGCCTCGTCGGAGGCGCCACGCTGACGCTTGGAGGCGTTGCCGTGACGAGCGGCATCGCGATCGGGTTCGTCATTGGCGCAATCGTACTCGGAGGCGTGCTCATACCGCCGCTGTTCCGCATCGTCGGCCGGGTCGAAGCAAGCGGTACGCTTGGCATCGCAGGCCTCACATTCGCGTTCATGCTCGCATGGCTGGCCTCACTGGCAGGATCAGCCACCATCATTGGCGCGTTTGCTGCCGGACTCGTGCTGCACAATACTTCGCAAAAGGCGGAGATAGAGAAAGCGACCACTGCTCTCGGTCATTTTTTTGTGCCCATTTTTTTTGCTGCCGTCGGGGCGGCGGTCGAATTGAACACCCTTGCCGACGCGCGGGCACTGGCAATCGGCGGTGCGTTGATCGCGGTCGGAGTACTCGGCAAGCTCGCCGCCGGCTACGCTCCCTTCTGGCTGAAGGGCGACAAGACGCTCATCGGCGTCGCGATGATACCGCGAGGGGAGGTGGGCCTCATTTTCGCCCAGATGGGTCTCGCAACTGGAGCGCTGACATCCCAGTTATTCAGCGCAATCGCGCTGATGGTGCTGGTAACTACCTTTATCGCCCCGCCATGGCTTGCCGTGCTGGTTGCACGGAAAAAATGCGCGGCCGGGACCATACCGCATGAGGAAGAATCCAACGCGCGATACGACCGGCCCGGCGACGGTGGCATCGACGACCTGGTGGCCGGTGCAGCCCGGAATTTTGAGCGTAACGATCGACCTCCGGTGCCCTGA
- a CDS encoding YfiT family bacillithiol transferase: protein MLTTDQRNAMIAQLRACPPAIRAAVAGLDDAQLDTRYRDGGWTVRQVVHHLVDSHANAYLRFKWIVAEDHPVIKTYDQDAWAAMQDSMMPVGPSLEMLDGLHERWAFFLSRLPEPAWSRSATHPERGDVTLDDLLAIYADHGAKHVGQITRLRERRGW from the coding sequence ATGCTTACAACTGATCAACGCAACGCCATGATCGCGCAACTGCGCGCATGTCCACCAGCCATTCGGGCAGCGGTAGCGGGACTCGATGATGCGCAACTCGATACGCGCTATCGAGATGGGGGCTGGACGGTGCGGCAGGTTGTGCATCACCTCGTCGATTCCCACGCCAATGCCTACCTTCGCTTCAAATGGATTGTTGCGGAGGACCATCCGGTGATCAAGACTTACGATCAGGATGCGTGGGCGGCGATGCAGGATTCCATGATGCCAGTGGGCCCGTCGCTGGAAATGCTGGATGGCCTGCACGAGCGGTGGGCATTTTTTCTTTCGCGGCTGCCGGAACCCGCTTGGTCGCGAAGCGCGACTCATCCCGAACGCGGCGACGTCACTCTCGATGATCTGCTCGCGATTTACGCCGATCATGGCGCAAAGCACGTTGGACAGATTACCAGGTTGAGGGAACGACGGGGTTGGTGA
- a CDS encoding ATP-binding protein: MEHRKLVRSFRLLPLLLGTVVLVAGCLALLGWAFGIAALKGEWSGGIPMLPLSGVSFAIAGTALLLAQYTDVRWSMIASRILAVVVGGIALVTLAEYAFSIPFGLHTTLFHDEVVSSDARASGRMALNTAFVFLICSAGLVLLQRDRESRRMSSQFLATLMLIISFLALIGYTFGVRNFYSFQMLSGMSLYSAITFTLLGVGLLFSQLDRGVPALLMDPGAAGFVARRLIPGTLVLPIVFTLLRVAGENNGLFDSNLGASFVVVAEMVAFLLLIGWSARVLRSTDRTRADLYVREQKAHEASERARADAEAATTQAMAARAEAERANGAKSDFLAVMSHELRTPLAAIMGYQELLADGITGPVNEQQTQQLGRIKVSARHLLSLIDEILTFTRLDAGQETLTIEPADLRSLIDDSVEIVEPLARARRLDLQAVKPLVETIIQTDATKVRQMLVNLLSNAVKFTEEGSVRVMGEVRGDQVVLVVSDTGPGIDSEHHHKIFEPFWQVEQKATRRTTGTGLGLTVTRRLANLMGGDITVLSTAGSGTSFTIILPAKVVPLSVTRPRATPLRGIAPV, encoded by the coding sequence ATGGAGCACCGCAAACTGGTTCGATCTTTCAGATTGCTGCCGCTGTTGCTGGGCACCGTAGTTCTGGTCGCCGGTTGTCTGGCCCTGCTCGGATGGGCTTTTGGCATCGCTGCCCTGAAAGGCGAGTGGAGCGGAGGGATTCCAATGCTTCCGCTGTCGGGGGTGTCATTTGCAATAGCCGGCACCGCGCTCCTGCTGGCCCAGTACACGGACGTGCGGTGGTCGATGATCGCTTCGAGAATCCTCGCTGTGGTCGTCGGCGGGATCGCGCTCGTCACACTTGCCGAGTATGCGTTCAGCATCCCATTCGGGCTGCATACAACGCTCTTCCACGACGAAGTGGTAAGCTCCGATGCGCGCGCCTCCGGCCGCATGGCCCTCAATACAGCGTTCGTTTTTCTGATCTGCTCAGCGGGTCTTGTCCTGCTGCAACGCGACCGCGAATCGCGGAGGATGAGTTCCCAGTTCCTCGCGACATTGATGCTTATCATCTCATTTCTCGCGCTCATCGGGTACACTTTCGGCGTACGGAATTTCTACAGTTTCCAGATGCTGTCGGGGATGTCGCTCTACTCTGCAATCACGTTCACTCTGCTGGGTGTCGGACTGTTGTTCTCGCAGCTGGATCGCGGTGTGCCTGCACTTCTCATGGACCCTGGGGCAGCGGGCTTTGTGGCCCGGAGGCTGATACCCGGCACACTTGTTCTTCCCATCGTGTTCACTCTCCTGCGGGTAGCCGGAGAGAACAACGGACTGTTCGACAGCAACCTCGGCGCGTCGTTTGTGGTTGTAGCGGAAATGGTCGCGTTTTTGCTGCTTATCGGGTGGAGTGCTCGTGTGCTGCGATCGACAGATCGGACACGGGCTGATCTCTATGTGCGCGAGCAGAAAGCGCATGAAGCTTCCGAACGGGCGCGAGCCGATGCCGAAGCGGCGACGACGCAGGCGATGGCGGCGCGTGCCGAGGCCGAGCGCGCGAACGGCGCCAAGAGCGATTTCCTGGCGGTGATGTCGCACGAACTGCGTACACCGCTCGCTGCAATCATGGGTTATCAGGAACTACTGGCCGATGGGATTACCGGCCCGGTCAATGAGCAGCAGACGCAGCAGCTGGGTAGAATCAAGGTGAGCGCGCGGCACCTGCTGTCCCTGATCGATGAGATCCTCACCTTCACACGACTCGATGCAGGGCAGGAAACTCTTACGATAGAACCCGCCGATCTTCGTAGTCTGATCGACGACTCCGTGGAAATCGTCGAGCCCCTGGCGAGGGCCAGGCGTCTCGATCTACAGGCGGTGAAACCGCTTGTCGAAACAATTATCCAGACTGACGCCACCAAGGTCAGGCAGATGCTCGTAAATCTGCTTTCGAATGCAGTAAAGTTCACCGAGGAAGGCAGCGTGAGGGTGATGGGTGAAGTCCGCGGCGATCAGGTAGTTCTGGTTGTATCGGACACGGGCCCTGGCATCGACTCCGAGCACCATCATAAAATCTTCGAGCCCTTCTGGCAGGTCGAGCAGAAGGCCACGCGGCGCACTACCGGTACGGGGCTCGGACTCACCGTGACGCGCAGGCTTGCCAATCTCATGGGCGGAGACATCACCGTGCTGAGCACTGCTGGAAGCGGAACCTCTTTCACCATTATCCTGCCGGCCAAGGTCGTTCCTCTGTCCGTGACGCGCCCGCGAGCCACTCCGTTGCGCGGGATAGCTCCGGTTTGA
- a CDS encoding M28 family metallopeptidase, producing the protein MSTHFSSVIIRRAVLVASVAWLTAFAEPLAGQQPSEPGSTPIADSYRAVANRLIDAALGDSAAWSRTARLTDTFGHRLSGSQALESALDWIIGEMKRDGLENVRGEPVMVPHWVRGEESAHLLKPRAQKLHMIGLGRSVGTPRGGITALVIVVTSFADLEARASEAKGKIVLFDVPFTSYGETVRYRGGAASAAARAGARAALVRSVASFSIQSPHTGAMNYDTTVARIPAAALSVEDAMMLHRMSDRGEQIVLTLRMDAKTLPDARSRNVVAEIVGREKPEEIVVLGGHIDSWDVGQGAMDDAGGSVAAWEAVRLMKKLGLRPRRTVRVVLWTNEENGLRGATAYRDAHVNELARHVMAMESDNGVFKPSGVSVGSTPAGVAMARDIASLLSRFGAASAVPGGPQADIGPLYAAGVPSVAPVVDGSRYFWYHHSAGDTMDKLNPREVAECVALMAVMAYVIADMPETLPRAVPPAS; encoded by the coding sequence ATGTCTACTCACTTTTCCTCCGTCATCATTCGCCGTGCAGTTCTCGTTGCCAGTGTCGCGTGGCTGACGGCATTCGCCGAGCCGCTCGCGGGCCAGCAACCTTCGGAGCCGGGATCAACGCCCATTGCCGACAGCTACCGGGCGGTGGCGAACCGGTTGATTGATGCGGCGCTCGGTGACAGTGCGGCCTGGAGCCGTACCGCGCGCCTCACTGATACGTTCGGCCACCGGCTGAGCGGATCGCAAGCGCTCGAATCTGCACTGGACTGGATCATTGGCGAGATGAAGCGGGATGGACTCGAGAACGTGCGCGGTGAACCGGTGATGGTTCCGCACTGGGTACGCGGGGAAGAGTCGGCGCACCTCCTGAAGCCCCGCGCGCAGAAGCTTCACATGATCGGACTGGGACGGAGCGTTGGGACACCGCGTGGCGGAATCACGGCGCTTGTCATTGTCGTCACCAGCTTCGCTGATCTCGAAGCACGTGCATCCGAAGCGAAAGGGAAGATTGTGCTGTTCGACGTTCCGTTCACCAGCTACGGCGAAACGGTTCGCTATCGGGGCGGTGCGGCCTCAGCGGCAGCGAGGGCAGGCGCGCGGGCTGCGCTCGTCCGGAGCGTCGCATCGTTTTCCATTCAGAGCCCGCATACCGGCGCCATGAACTATGACACAACCGTTGCGCGCATTCCCGCTGCCGCGTTGAGCGTTGAAGACGCCATGATGCTGCATCGAATGAGTGACCGGGGCGAGCAGATCGTCCTGACCCTCAGGATGGATGCGAAGACTCTCCCCGATGCACGGTCGCGGAATGTCGTCGCCGAGATCGTCGGGAGGGAGAAGCCGGAAGAGATTGTAGTGCTTGGCGGTCACATCGATTCATGGGATGTAGGGCAGGGGGCCATGGACGATGCGGGCGGGAGTGTTGCCGCCTGGGAAGCGGTGCGGCTGATGAAGAAGCTCGGACTGAGGCCGCGCCGAACGGTGCGGGTGGTGCTGTGGACGAACGAGGAGAACGGACTGCGGGGTGCAACCGCATACCGCGACGCCCACGTGAATGAACTTGCCCGACATGTGATGGCGATGGAATCGGATAACGGTGTTTTCAAGCCAAGCGGAGTGAGTGTGGGCAGCACGCCGGCAGGGGTGGCGATGGCGCGCGACATTGCGTCGCTGTTGTCGCGATTTGGCGCGGCCTCGGCGGTGCCGGGCGGTCCGCAGGCTGACATCGGGCCACTCTACGCGGCTGGGGTGCCGTCTGTCGCGCCGGTAGTGGACGGGTCCCGCTATTTCTGGTATCACCACAGCGCAGGCGATACGATGGACAAGCTGAATCCAAGGGAAGTCGCCGAGTGCGTGGCGCTTATGGCAGTGATGGCCTACGTGATTGCCGACATGCCTGAAACGCTGCCGCGGGCGGTTCCGCCGGCTTCCTAG